From the genome of Segatella hominis, one region includes:
- a CDS encoding DUF3987 domain-containing protein: MSSYLIKVENGHKVARPITSEEEYKQLRGSKEQKANLRQARAGSDAAKRRLIQFNYSGHYPQGVVKGMKLPSSAFGFDMDEPEAFAQAAKLLLKEPGKYGLLMLERSARQGGHAVFEREKGKTILENQVRIATMLKCEMDTSAHDINRVYFTTTSDDEDLLFLSPHLFQDAYDEAAVAAEAKVLEEREKYGQEELPEGAHKANKHYKPWENPIQNASATTFGGNASAAGKKEKVATSAVAAAKSGTSNSSAGTPKVSAPSDLKYLGIPYSDIIAKWWQMYNDGQEPVKSNRNTLTFELAVNLRHICGFDRNLMAQVIPCYDGFPDQEKMACINSALNEKITQMPKRLKDVLAAIRQEKLKKAASGGTDEDDEAFINALDEINAQDDQFYYNALPKLPLGVKESVDAVGPFLAMPVISAICPIIGALATGVKVSVHSKMNSLNLISYIAGDFASGKGSIDPVVDSWLKEVKDMDKMYQQKEDEWRAKKRAAKNKKEQPEEPKLPVRCLTLNNTVANLAERLANTEGKHAFSFTPEADTVAQKWKSAMSDFSVMLRQAYDGTSYEREARSADAVNVHIEHLLWNVVMCGTPDALYRVVSNYTDGFQSRIVVARTPDNTFTPLTDNLHVLTERQKERIQMVAHLLPLMSGEVELPKLEQKGRDWLEQIRMETMKNDDMVKARQRFRICPTTMRMMTCIMLCKVAEQLIQKHGLNGAEKRLKEDPQLWRDMIVKTQTPTMLAAFNVLADYQLDNALYYFRQRIEEAFTSKTYRSRSVISERSHRGKNDSIFERLDTNFTFEQALQQSIAMKGASVTNETARQMLKNWRKQGLIVILKDKHYQKITATI, translated from the coding sequence ATGAGCAGTTATTTAATTAAGGTGGAGAACGGGCACAAGGTTGCCCGTCCCATCACCTCGGAAGAGGAATATAAGCAGCTGCGTGGAAGCAAAGAGCAGAAGGCGAATTTGCGTCAGGCTCGTGCCGGAAGCGATGCTGCGAAACGCAGACTGATACAATTCAATTACTCCGGGCATTATCCGCAGGGCGTAGTGAAAGGCATGAAACTGCCAAGTTCGGCTTTCGGATTTGATATGGATGAACCAGAGGCTTTTGCCCAAGCTGCCAAGCTGCTGCTGAAGGAGCCGGGCAAATACGGACTTCTGATGTTGGAAAGGAGCGCAAGACAGGGCGGTCATGCGGTGTTTGAGCGTGAAAAGGGCAAGACCATCTTGGAGAATCAGGTGAGGATTGCTACAATGCTGAAATGCGAAATGGATACGTCGGCTCACGACATCAACCGGGTTTACTTCACCACCACTTCGGATGATGAAGACTTGCTTTTCCTCTCGCCGCATCTCTTTCAGGATGCTTATGACGAGGCTGCTGTGGCAGCTGAAGCAAAGGTTTTGGAGGAACGAGAGAAATATGGGCAGGAGGAACTGCCAGAAGGTGCTCATAAAGCCAACAAGCATTATAAACCTTGGGAAAATCCGATACAGAACGCCTCTGCTACGACTTTTGGCGGAAACGCTTCGGCTGCTGGCAAGAAAGAAAAGGTAGCTACTTCAGCAGTTGCAGCTGCAAAGAGTGGAACTTCAAACTCATCTGCTGGAACTCCCAAAGTTTCAGCCCCATCTGATCTCAAATATCTTGGCATTCCTTATTCCGACATCATCGCCAAATGGTGGCAGATGTATAATGACGGTCAGGAACCCGTGAAATCCAATCGCAACACATTGACTTTCGAGCTTGCCGTTAATCTCCGTCATATCTGCGGTTTCGACCGCAATCTGATGGCTCAGGTGATTCCCTGCTACGATGGTTTCCCTGATCAGGAGAAGATGGCTTGCATCAACTCGGCACTGAATGAGAAAATCACGCAAATGCCGAAACGCCTGAAAGACGTATTGGCTGCCATTAGACAGGAGAAGTTGAAAAAGGCTGCGTCTGGAGGAACGGATGAAGACGATGAAGCTTTCATCAATGCACTTGATGAAATCAATGCACAGGATGACCAGTTTTACTATAATGCTCTGCCTAAGTTGCCGCTGGGTGTCAAGGAATCTGTTGATGCAGTTGGTCCATTCTTGGCTATGCCTGTTATCTCTGCCATCTGCCCAATCATCGGTGCGTTGGCTACTGGAGTGAAAGTGTCTGTGCATAGTAAAATGAACTCTCTCAACCTCATTTCCTACATTGCTGGTGATTTTGCCTCTGGCAAGGGAAGCATTGACCCTGTGGTGGATTCCTGGCTGAAAGAAGTGAAGGACATGGATAAAATGTATCAGCAGAAAGAGGATGAATGGAGAGCCAAGAAGCGGGCTGCAAAGAATAAGAAGGAGCAGCCGGAAGAGCCTAAGCTTCCTGTAAGATGTCTGACGCTGAACAATACTGTGGCCAATCTCGCAGAACGTCTGGCTAACACCGAGGGCAAGCACGCCTTCTCCTTCACTCCAGAGGCCGATACCGTGGCACAGAAATGGAAATCGGCCATGAGCGATTTCTCTGTGATGCTCCGACAGGCTTACGACGGAACGAGCTATGAACGAGAGGCGAGAAGTGCGGATGCGGTGAATGTTCACATCGAACATCTGTTGTGGAACGTGGTGATGTGCGGAACGCCGGATGCACTTTACCGAGTGGTCAGCAATTATACGGATGGTTTCCAAAGCCGTATTGTCGTGGCTCGAACTCCTGATAATACCTTCACGCCACTCACCGACAATCTTCATGTGCTGACTGAGCGTCAGAAAGAGCGTATTCAGATGGTAGCCCATCTTCTGCCTCTGATGAGTGGCGAGGTGGAACTGCCTAAACTGGAACAGAAAGGCCGTGATTGGCTGGAGCAGATACGAATGGAGACCATGAAGAATGATGATATGGTGAAAGCCCGTCAGCGTTTCCGTATCTGTCCTACCACCATGAGAATGATGACTTGCATCATGCTCTGCAAAGTGGCAGAGCAGCTGATTCAGAAGCATGGACTGAACGGAGCAGAGAAGCGGTTGAAGGAAGATCCGCAGTTATGGAGAGACATGATTGTCAAGACGCAGACACCAACCATGCTTGCAGCCTTCAATGTCCTTGCCGATTATCAGTTGGATAATGCACTCTATTACTTCCGCCAGCGCATAGAGGAAGCATTCACTTCCAAAACATATCGCAGTCGTTCTGTTATTTCCGAACGTTCCCATCGTGGCAAGAATGATTCTATCTTTGAACGCTTGGATACCAACTTCACATTTGAACAGGCTCTACAACAGAGCATTGCCATGAAGGGAGCCAGTGTAACGAATGAGACGGCAAGACAAATGCTGAAGAACTGGCGAAAGCAGGGATTGATAGTTATACTGAAAGACAAGCATTACCAAAAAATAACTGCTACAATATAA
- a CDS encoding DUF5675 family protein, with protein sequence MEINIYRQIGSPWGLMGTILVEGMLEYRTLEHPTRHLPAGEYKVEIMFNKNYRKKWMESPIDKELINVPVIRKIDARPIKTASRIPFFMPGNGAFTLKHGSIIIGKAGPAGLLLHTLDCYLDLYKVLEGAIGKGEEIRLIIQDIEQNEIPLSSVYLF encoded by the coding sequence ATGGAAATAAATATTTATCGTCAAATTGGTTCTCCCTGGGGCTTAATGGGTACTATACTTGTAGAAGGAATGCTTGAGTATAGAACATTGGAGCATCCTACTCGCCATTTGCCTGCCGGTGAATACAAGGTTGAAATCATGTTTAACAAAAATTACAGGAAGAAATGGATGGAATCTCCGATTGATAAGGAGCTTATCAATGTTCCTGTGATTAGAAAGATAGACGCCCGCCCCATAAAGACTGCATCTCGCATCCCGTTCTTCATGCCTGGCAATGGGGCTTTCACGCTGAAACATGGTAGTATTATCATCGGGAAGGCTGGTCCAGCAGGTCTGTTGCTTCATACATTAGATTGCTACCTTGATCTCTATAAGGTATTGGAAGGAGCTATAGGGAAAGGTGAAGAGATCAGGCTGATTATTCAGGACATTGAGCAGAATGAAATCCCTCTGAGTTCTGTATATCTTTTCTAA
- a CDS encoding Rpn family recombination-promoting nuclease/putative transposase, which produces MKQVEERYISLLTDFGFKRIFGTAMNKDLLICFLNSLFNGKQVVKDVSYLNPEHVGDVYTDRRAIFDVYCEGENGEKFIVEMQNAYQAYFKDRSLFYSTFPIREQAPKGNDWDFKLNHVYTVALLNFSMNEDAFDKEKIRHHVQLCDTATHKVFYDKLEFIYVEIAKFNKTLEQLDTLYEKWLYALKNLYKLTQRPKELCDKVFDRLFEEAEIAKFTPQEMREYEASKKAYRDIKNSIDTAKQEGLAEGIEIGMEKGMKQGMEKGRAEGKHEANTETAQRLLAMGLSAEQVAKATQLPLEIIKNLSNS; this is translated from the coding sequence ATGAAGCAGGTAGAAGAAAGATATATCAGCTTGCTGACCGACTTCGGTTTCAAGCGAATTTTTGGAACAGCAATGAACAAGGATTTGCTCATTTGCTTCCTCAACAGCTTGTTTAATGGCAAACAGGTTGTGAAGGACGTATCGTATCTGAATCCAGAGCATGTCGGAGATGTCTATACCGACCGCAGAGCCATCTTTGATGTATATTGCGAGGGCGAAAACGGCGAGAAGTTCATCGTTGAAATGCAGAATGCTTATCAGGCGTATTTCAAGGATCGCTCCCTCTTCTACTCAACCTTCCCTATCCGTGAGCAGGCACCTAAGGGGAATGACTGGGATTTCAAACTCAATCATGTCTATACCGTAGCCCTGCTCAACTTCAGCATGAACGAGGATGCATTCGACAAAGAGAAGATCCGCCATCATGTACAGTTGTGCGATACCGCTACCCACAAGGTTTTCTACGATAAGTTGGAGTTTATCTATGTAGAGATTGCCAAGTTCAACAAAACCCTTGAACAGCTGGATACGCTCTACGAGAAGTGGCTCTATGCACTGAAGAACCTCTATAAGCTTACCCAGCGCCCTAAAGAACTGTGCGACAAGGTCTTCGATCGCCTCTTTGAGGAAGCCGAAATAGCCAAGTTTACTCCGCAGGAAATGAGGGAGTATGAAGCTAGTAAGAAGGCATATCGGGATATCAAGAATTCAATTGATACGGCAAAACAAGAAGGGCTTGCTGAAGGTATAGAAATAGGCATGGAAAAGGGTATGAAGCAAGGCATGGAAAAAGGTAGAGCAGAAGGCAAACATGAGGCCAACACAGAAACAGCACAACGATTGCTGGCAATGGGACTTTCTGCCGAACAGGTTGCCAAAGCTACCCAGCTGCCTTTGGAAATCATTAAGAATCTAAGCAATTCATAA
- a CDS encoding DUF3127 domain-containing protein yields METKIMRVVQQGEPFAVQSQKSENGQMMKCNIVLQEMGGKYENQYAAAMLGNAAQCKFYPGDLVAVTLRFTTHEHNGQVYQDILVTDIEKVKG; encoded by the coding sequence ATGGAAACAAAAATTATGCGAGTGGTGCAGCAGGGCGAGCCTTTCGCTGTACAGAGTCAGAAGAGTGAAAACGGTCAGATGATGAAGTGCAACATCGTGTTGCAGGAGATGGGTGGCAAGTATGAGAACCAGTACGCTGCGGCAATGCTGGGGAATGCGGCTCAGTGCAAATTCTATCCTGGCGATTTGGTGGCTGTTACGCTCCGCTTTACTACCCATGAGCACAATGGTCAGGTTTATCAGGATATTCTCGTTACGGACATTGAAAAGGTAAAAGGGTAA
- a CDS encoding N-acetylmuramoyl-L-alanine amidase, translating into MKRIIKEIIIHCSATKEDKDYTVADIDRWHRARGFRKIGYHFVIYRNGDIHVGRSLSEIGAHCKGHNAISIGICYIGGLSKDGKPKDTRTIEQKAALLDLITQLKEEFPHATIHGHNEFSAKACPCFDVKKELVPYFEKGSEK; encoded by the coding sequence ATGAAGCGTATTATCAAGGAAATCATCATTCATTGTAGTGCTACCAAAGAAGATAAGGACTACACAGTTGCCGACATCGACCGCTGGCACAGAGCGCGCGGTTTCAGAAAGATCGGTTATCATTTTGTTATCTACCGCAACGGCGACATTCACGTAGGCCGTTCTTTGTCTGAAATCGGTGCCCATTGCAAGGGGCACAATGCTATCAGCATCGGCATCTGCTACATCGGCGGCTTATCCAAGGATGGCAAGCCAAAGGATACCCGAACCATTGAACAGAAGGCTGCCCTGCTGGATCTCATCACTCAGCTGAAGGAGGAATTCCCTCACGCCACCATCCACGGTCACAACGAGTTTTCCGCCAAAGCCTGTCCTTGCTTCGATGTAAAGAAGGAATTAGTTCCCTATTTTGAGAAAGGAAGTGAGAAATAA
- a CDS encoding GIY-YIG nuclease family protein has protein sequence MTWLVHPAPKPIKWTKEAVFKESKKYSFFSDFNRKNASAYAVARKKGWLDEMTWLKRTRVIRGFWLSQTNVFNESHKHKTLKEFREGCSAAYNSAKKKGWLKEMTWLKRTDSKPKGYWKIKENVLEESHNYKTTTEFCKRNYLAYKSALDNMWLDEMTWLKKANRMKKGHWKNKEAVFEEARKYKYKSDFSRKAPSAYATAWKNGWLIEMTWFQPKGYDRALKGPVHKIYVYIDEDKKYAYVGATNNIDRRDYEHRTKKDDPVLKYFTSIGKNVPKYKILREGLTIIERQREERIQSLYYRDILHYTLLNNINATGENIGSLGSLVYKWTRNKVIKEAEKYKTPTEFFTKAAGAYDAALKYKMMNKETFPWFYSKRKPPRWWNVKEHVFEESKKYKTWNEFFWKSSAAHYSARKHKWESEMTWLAHDQAVQGYWQNEEHVIEESKKYSTRTDFCKGCHAAYDYAFKHNLWEKMPWIKTKVKEQGYWTKERVFEEGAKYSTKMEFKKMAPTAYSKAVKYKWIEEMNWFVSNVKPKGYWQNKQNTLDESHKYSSRSEFRWGNPGAYRASIDNGWIEEMTWLKRPKSYNYKWSRENVFIESHKYESHGAFKKGSPAAYRVALQNGWLALMVWLKK, from the coding sequence ATGACCTGGTTGGTACATCCCGCACCCAAACCAATCAAATGGACGAAAGAGGCAGTTTTTAAAGAATCAAAAAAATATTCGTTCTTTAGCGATTTCAACCGCAAAAATGCGTCAGCATATGCAGTTGCAAGAAAAAAAGGGTGGCTTGACGAAATGACTTGGCTTAAAAGAACAAGGGTTATACGTGGGTTTTGGCTATCACAGACGAATGTATTTAATGAATCTCATAAGCATAAAACTTTAAAAGAATTCAGAGAAGGATGTTCTGCTGCTTATAATTCTGCAAAGAAAAAGGGATGGCTGAAAGAAATGACTTGGTTAAAGAGAACTGATAGCAAACCCAAAGGCTATTGGAAAATCAAGGAAAACGTTTTGGAAGAATCTCATAATTACAAAACAACTACTGAGTTTTGTAAGAGAAATTACCTTGCATATAAAAGTGCGCTTGACAATATGTGGCTGGACGAAATGACTTGGCTCAAGAAAGCAAATCGTATGAAAAAGGGGCATTGGAAAAATAAGGAGGCTGTCTTCGAAGAAGCTAGAAAATATAAATACAAAAGTGATTTTAGCCGTAAAGCTCCTTCTGCTTATGCTACCGCATGGAAAAACGGGTGGCTTATAGAAATGACGTGGTTCCAGCCCAAAGGGTACGACCGTGCTCTTAAGGGACCAGTACACAAAATTTATGTTTATATTGATGAAGACAAAAAATATGCTTATGTAGGAGCCACCAACAATATTGATCGCAGGGATTATGAACACAGAACCAAGAAAGATGACCCTGTGCTTAAATATTTTACAAGCATAGGTAAAAACGTCCCAAAATATAAGATATTGAGAGAAGGTCTCACGATTATTGAAAGACAGCGTGAAGAGCGAATACAATCCCTTTATTACAGAGATATACTCCACTATACATTGCTTAATAATATCAATGCTACAGGTGAGAACATTGGCTCTTTGGGTAGTCTCGTATATAAGTGGACAAGAAACAAAGTTATAAAAGAAGCAGAAAAATATAAAACGCCTACAGAGTTTTTTACAAAAGCTGCAGGTGCTTATGATGCAGCTCTTAAATACAAGATGATGAATAAAGAAACATTTCCATGGTTCTACAGCAAAAGAAAACCGCCTCGTTGGTGGAATGTAAAAGAACATGTCTTTGAAGAATCGAAGAAATATAAAACTTGGAATGAATTCTTTTGGAAGTCATCTGCTGCTCATTATTCTGCAAGGAAACATAAATGGGAATCTGAAATGACATGGCTAGCTCATGATCAAGCCGTTCAAGGTTATTGGCAAAATGAAGAACATGTCATAGAAGAATCTAAAAAGTATTCAACGAGAACTGATTTCTGCAAAGGTTGTCATGCTGCGTATGATTATGCATTCAAACACAATCTATGGGAAAAAATGCCTTGGATAAAAACTAAAGTGAAAGAACAAGGCTATTGGACAAAAGAACGTGTATTCGAAGAAGGTGCCAAATATTCAACTAAAATGGAATTTAAAAAGATGGCGCCAACTGCATATTCAAAAGCTGTAAAATACAAATGGATAGAAGAGATGAATTGGTTCGTTTCTAATGTAAAGCCTAAGGGCTATTGGCAAAATAAACAGAATACATTGGATGAATCTCATAAATACTCTTCACGCAGCGAGTTCAGATGGGGGAATCCAGGTGCTTATAGGGCTTCTATAGATAATGGGTGGATAGAAGAAATGACATGGCTAAAGCGCCCAAAGAGCTATAATTATAAATGGTCACGTGAAAATGTATTCATAGAATCACATAAGTATGAGTCTCATGGTGCATTTAAAAAAGGTAGCCCTGCTGCATACAGAGTTGCGTTACAGAATGGATGGTTAGCATTAATGGTGTGGCTTAAAAAGTAA
- a CDS encoding cation:proton antiporter → MLNLTHYFPITDPTLIFFVVLLIVLFAPIIMGKLRIPHIIGMVLAGIVVGKYGLNILERDSSFELFGKVGLYYIMFLAALEMDMEGMKKNKSRLLIYGLLTCFVPFTLTYLMSVNLLHYSTKASLLLSCIMASNTLIAYPIVSRYGLQQKPSVTLSVGSSMLSLLIALVILAGLVASFGEHDGVLFWIFFAAKFAAYCGFMIFLIPRLTRWFLRRYSDAVMQFIFVMAMLFMSAALSQIVGIEGVFGAFFAGLILNRYIPHVSPLMNRLEFIGNALFIPYFLIGVGMLINVNLLFQGGHILWVIFCIVFFGTLGKAIAAYAACLGFRLPLSSGHMMFGLTSAHAAGSIAMVMVGMNILIGPNTYLVNDDMLNGVVIMILFTCIISSLLTDWSSQKIILRDKELPEAEDEKKGNDEKILIPVRYPEYADNLMDLALLVRNQKLNRGLVCLNVVYDDKDMRYNQEQGRQLLDHCSQLAAATDVMTQTQVRIAANIANGIKHAFNEFQCSEIIIGMHMHPERSPKFWGEFHQSLFNGLSRQIIMARVIQPLNTIRRIQVAVPSRAEFEPGFYRWLERLSRMAGNLDCRIQFHGRTETLALINEYIQNRHHEVRADYALMNHWNEMPQLAAQISNDHMLVVITARKGTVSYKTALERLPEEITRFFSGTNLMIIFPDQYGDSSGDQLTFAEPQHQEEISAYEAFSQWIRKKMRR, encoded by the coding sequence ATGCTGAACTTAACACATTACTTCCCGATAACCGACCCTACGTTGATCTTCTTCGTAGTGCTGCTCATCGTTCTCTTTGCCCCTATCATTATGGGTAAACTGCGTATTCCACACATCATTGGCATGGTGTTGGCAGGAATCGTTGTCGGCAAGTATGGACTGAATATCCTGGAACGAGACTCCTCCTTCGAACTGTTTGGAAAGGTGGGCCTCTACTACATCATGTTCCTCGCAGCCTTGGAGATGGACATGGAAGGTATGAAGAAAAACAAGTCGCGACTACTCATCTATGGCTTGCTTACCTGCTTCGTGCCGTTTACGCTCACCTATCTCATGAGCGTCAACCTGCTCCACTACTCCACCAAGGCCTCGCTCCTCCTCAGCTGTATCATGGCTTCCAATACGCTGATAGCCTACCCGATAGTTTCGAGATACGGATTGCAGCAGAAACCGAGTGTCACGCTGAGTGTCGGGTCCAGTATGCTTTCGCTTCTGATAGCGTTGGTCATCTTAGCAGGTCTCGTTGCCTCATTTGGCGAGCATGACGGCGTACTCTTCTGGATATTCTTCGCCGCCAAGTTTGCAGCCTATTGCGGTTTTATGATATTCCTCATCCCCCGTCTTACCCGCTGGTTTCTGCGCCGCTACAGTGATGCCGTCATGCAGTTCATCTTCGTCATGGCGATGCTTTTCATGAGTGCAGCCTTGTCCCAGATAGTAGGCATCGAGGGCGTGTTCGGAGCTTTCTTTGCCGGCCTCATCCTCAACAGATACATTCCCCACGTATCTCCACTCATGAACCGCTTGGAGTTCATCGGCAATGCCCTTTTCATCCCTTATTTCCTGATAGGAGTAGGCATGCTCATCAATGTCAACCTGCTCTTCCAGGGCGGTCATATCCTCTGGGTAATCTTCTGCATCGTCTTTTTCGGAACGTTGGGCAAAGCCATAGCAGCCTATGCAGCATGCCTCGGTTTCCGCCTTCCGCTTTCCTCAGGCCACATGATGTTTGGACTCACCTCAGCCCACGCAGCCGGCAGTATCGCCATGGTCATGGTCGGAATGAATATCCTCATCGGCCCCAACACTTATCTGGTGAATGATGACATGCTCAATGGTGTGGTCATCATGATCCTCTTTACCTGCATCATCTCCTCGCTCCTCACCGACTGGTCGTCCCAGAAGATTATCCTCCGAGACAAGGAATTGCCGGAAGCTGAAGACGAGAAGAAGGGCAATGACGAGAAGATTCTCATCCCTGTGAGATACCCGGAATATGCCGACAACCTGATGGATTTGGCACTCTTAGTAAGAAATCAGAAACTGAACCGGGGACTGGTTTGTCTGAACGTGGTTTACGATGATAAGGACATGCGATACAATCAGGAACAGGGCAGACAACTGCTCGACCATTGCAGCCAATTAGCAGCAGCTACCGATGTGATGACCCAGACGCAGGTTCGTATTGCGGCCAACATCGCCAATGGCATCAAGCATGCTTTCAACGAGTTCCAATGCTCAGAGATTATCATCGGCATGCACATGCATCCGGAGCGTTCTCCGAAATTCTGGGGCGAATTCCATCAGAGCCTTTTCAATGGTTTGAGCCGACAGATTATCATGGCTCGCGTCATACAACCATTGAATACGATACGCAGAATCCAAGTAGCCGTGCCATCACGAGCAGAGTTTGAACCAGGCTTTTACCGCTGGCTTGAACGCCTCAGCCGAATGGCAGGAAATCTCGACTGTCGTATCCAGTTTCATGGTCGCACCGAAACCTTGGCGCTCATCAATGAGTACATACAGAACCGCCATCATGAAGTGCGTGCCGACTATGCCTTGATGAACCATTGGAACGAAATGCCACAGTTGGCAGCCCAGATTTCCAACGACCACATGTTGGTAGTGATTACCGCCCGCAAGGGAACAGTATCCTACAAGACCGCCCTGGAACGTCTGCCAGAGGAAATCACCCGCTTCTTCTCGGGCACCAATCTGATGATTATCTTCCCAGACCAGTATGGCGATTCATCCGGTGATCAACTTACCTTCGCAGAGCCACAGCATCAGGAGGAAATCAGTGCTTACGAGGCATTCAGTCAATGGATCAGAAAGAAAATGAGACGATAA
- a CDS encoding aspartate-semialdehyde dehydrogenase produces the protein MKVAIVGASGAVGQEFLRILAERNFPMDDLVLFGSERSAGRKYNFKGKDYEVKLLQHNDDFKDVDIAFTSAGGGTSEEFAETITKYGAVMIDNSSAFRMCDDVPLVVPEVNAEDALNRPRNIIANPNCTTIMMVVVLKPIDDLSHIKKIHISSYQSASGAGAAAMAELEQQYKDIIETGKTDHINKFPHQLAYNVIPQIDKMTPNDYTKEEMKMYNETRKIMHSDVRTSATCVRVSSLRSHSESVWFETEKPLAVEDIRKALEAAPGVTVKDDAQNYVYPMPLESAGKDDVYVGRIRKDLADDNGNTLWLTGDQIRKGAALNAVQIAEYLIKVGNVK, from the coding sequence ATGAAAGTAGCAATTGTTGGTGCAAGTGGCGCAGTAGGTCAGGAATTCTTGCGCATCCTTGCAGAGAGAAATTTCCCAATGGATGATTTGGTGTTGTTTGGTTCTGAGCGTTCTGCTGGACGAAAATACAACTTCAAGGGAAAGGACTATGAGGTCAAACTTTTGCAGCATAACGATGACTTTAAAGATGTCGATATTGCTTTCACATCTGCTGGTGGTGGTACTTCTGAGGAATTTGCTGAGACCATTACTAAGTATGGTGCTGTCATGATAGATAACTCAAGTGCATTCCGTATGTGCGACGATGTGCCTCTGGTTGTGCCTGAGGTGAATGCTGAGGATGCGCTGAACCGCCCTCGTAATATCATCGCCAACCCTAACTGTACTACTATTATGATGGTAGTGGTTTTGAAGCCTATCGATGACTTGAGTCATATCAAGAAGATTCATATCTCTTCTTACCAGAGTGCTTCCGGTGCTGGTGCTGCAGCTATGGCTGAACTTGAGCAGCAGTATAAGGACATCATTGAGACTGGTAAGACTGATCATATCAATAAGTTCCCTCATCAGTTGGCTTACAATGTCATTCCTCAGATTGACAAGATGACTCCAAATGATTACACCAAGGAGGAGATGAAGATGTATAACGAGACTCGCAAGATCATGCACTCTGATGTTCGTACAAGTGCTACTTGTGTGCGTGTTTCTTCTCTCCGTTCTCACTCAGAGAGTGTATGGTTTGAGACAGAGAAGCCATTGGCTGTAGAGGATATCCGCAAGGCTCTAGAGGCTGCTCCAGGCGTTACAGTGAAGGATGATGCTCAGAACTACGTTTATCCAATGCCTTTGGAGAGCGCTGGTAAGGATGATGTCTATGTAGGTCGTATCCGCAAGGATTTGGCTGATGACAACGGCAATACTTTGTGGCTCACTGGCGACCAGATTCGTAAGGGTGCTGCCTTGAATGCTGTGCAGATTGCTGAGTACTTGATTAAGGTGGGCAACGTAAAGTAA
- a CDS encoding Rpn family recombination-promoting nuclease/putative transposase, with the protein MVMKYLDPKADLTFKKIFGNHPKRLISLLNALLPLSEEEQIHEIKYLPTELVPQLEGGKNTIVDVLCTDVSGRKFCVEMQMEWSEAFQQRVLFNASKLYVSQAKKGGKYSELQPVYSLNLINDIFAHDTPDFIHNYRIVHDKDSNKVIEGLHFTFIELPKFTPHSIADKRMMVLWLRFLTEINSNTKEIPADLLNDPEIGKAVEELEISGFTDAELWAYDKFWDSVSVERTLIDDSYQKGKEEGIAEGMEKGKTEGKHEANTETAQRLLAMGLSAEQVAKATQLPLEIIKNLSNS; encoded by the coding sequence ATGGTTATGAAGTACTTAGATCCTAAGGCAGACCTCACGTTCAAGAAGATATTCGGCAATCACCCTAAAAGACTGATCAGCCTTCTGAACGCACTCCTGCCACTCAGCGAAGAGGAACAGATACACGAAATCAAGTATCTGCCCACAGAACTTGTGCCCCAGCTCGAAGGGGGCAAGAACACCATTGTGGATGTACTCTGCACAGATGTCAGCGGCAGGAAGTTCTGCGTGGAGATGCAGATGGAATGGTCTGAAGCCTTCCAGCAGCGAGTACTGTTCAATGCATCCAAGCTCTATGTGAGTCAGGCTAAAAAGGGAGGAAAATATAGTGAACTCCAACCTGTGTATTCTCTCAACCTGATAAATGATATCTTTGCGCATGATACTCCAGATTTCATCCACAACTACCGCATCGTGCACGATAAGGACAGTAATAAGGTAATCGAAGGTTTGCATTTCACCTTCATAGAACTCCCCAAGTTCACTCCACATTCCATTGCCGACAAGCGCATGATGGTATTGTGGCTCCGTTTCCTCACGGAAATCAATTCCAACACGAAGGAGATTCCTGCCGACCTGCTTAATGATCCGGAGATAGGAAAAGCCGTAGAGGAACTGGAGATTTCCGGTTTCACTGATGCCGAACTCTGGGCCTACGACAAATTCTGGGATTCCGTAAGCGTTGAAAGAACCCTCATAGATGACAGCTACCAGAAGGGGAAGGAAGAGGGAATTGCTGAAGGCATGGAAAAGGGTAAGACAGAAGGCAAACATGAGGCCAACACAGAAACAGCACAACGTTTGCTGGCAATGGGACTTTCTGCCGAACAGGTTGCCAAAGCTACCCAGCTGCCTTTGGAAATCATTAAGAATCTAAGCAATTCATAA